CACGGCGAGGGACTCATACTTCACTCCGACGAGGTGGGAACGTATACGCTCCTCTCAAACGATGAAGCGAACGATCTCTCGCTGCTCGAGGAACAGCGATGGCGCCTCTATTACGAACCGGAAGCGCTCCAGGCAGTAAGAAAAAGGGTTGACCTCGACAGGTTCAGGGCTCCGGGGTATTTCGACGACGTATCGGTGATCCTTTGCTCGAACGACCGGGAACTGATCCCCGAAGGCGTGTGGGTCCGCCTGGAAGGCCAGTCGGACGACGGCGCCTCATTCCGGGGAACGCTCCTGAACGAACCCTACTCGGACTTCGGCGTGCACGAAGGGGAGATGGTCACGGTGACCTTCGCCGAGGACGAGGAAGGGCGGTTCCTGGTCGCAGAAACGGGGTCGTAATCCCTCACCTCCGGATGGCCGGGACCTGGACACCATCCGGAAGAGTATACTTCTTGCCAGGGGGTCTCTGCTGCAAAAGGCAAAGGAAAACAAACGAGAGGATATCTCCACCGCTAAGTACCCGGTTTACCGATTCGCGATCCTATAGCCGATGTATCCTCCCACAAGCGCCCCTACGAGCCCGCTGGATACGAGTGCGGTAGTTTCACCGGAACCCAGGATGCCCATAAGTGAGGCGACGCCGAAAAGTGCCCCTATGAGTGTAAAAGATATCCGCTTGAGCATCGGTAAGAGAGCCCTCTACTCCAGAGCAGAAAAGACAATCGGAACGGTGAGGAAGGTTAGTCAGAAGTTTAATGGAGTGTGAAGCGAGAAGTCGCTACCGTGCTTACTTCCTCAATTTTAAGCGATAGTCTCTCCTCGAAGCGATCTCATCAAGAATCCGATGAAGAGCCTTTGACTTTGCCCTGACATCAAGTCCCCCGGATTCTTCTCTTGCCCGGGACAGCGCTTCCTCAAGGTCTTCAAGTTCCAGAACAGTTGCAGCAATGCAGTAGTAGCTTTTTGAACGGCCTTCGTTGAAGTCTTTCAGCATCTCCCTGAGTAAGAACCCGCGTTGTTCCTGTATCTTTTGAAATGCGGACACTCCATGCCGGGATATAAACGAGATATCTTCCTCGAGTGTCTGGTAGCACTTAAAAGAATCGTGCTCTTTACCGGCTTCCCTGTGTTTCTTCCATTTTTCGCACGTATCGCTCTCTTCGCACTCCCAGCAGAATTCGATTCCCTTTCTCTTAACGGCACATGTGATAAACGGGCAACCGACCGCCATTCTGGTTGAGCTCTTGCACCCAGAACATCTACTCTCTGCTTCGGTATTGTACATGGGGCAAAGCCGACAGGAGAGTCCGCAGATTCCGATATCGGGATACTCGATACGCATGATCGTTGTTACGTGCGATATCTCTCCAGATATCTCTTATGATAGCATAGCGGGAGCTCTGTAGATTTCAATCGGGTCCGTGTTCAGCCCGAAGCGCCGGAAGCAGACCTCTGGTCGTGAACCCGTGCTCGAAGAGAGCATCCGGAATTTCCGGGCAACCCTGTGCGAAACCCGGAGTTCTGTCTTCCGGTGAAATCGGTCCGGCCGGCGCCCCTGCGTGCATCCCCGGCCCCCTCACAACGCTTCGATCACGTTCCCGACCACGGACTCGAGGTCCTCGCCCGAACACGCGACGGTGAGATCGGCATACTTCTCGTACAGCGGGACGCGCTCGTCGTACATCTCGCGGAGGCTCTGGCCCGGAAGGAGGAGTATCCCCCTGGTCGTGATGTTCTTGAGCCTCTTTTCCATCTCGTCATACGAGATCTTGAGGTACACGACCACCCCTCCCGACCTCAGGTGCGCCATCGCATCTCCGCTGCAGACCACGCTGCCACCCGTCGCGATCACCGCACGGTGGGGGTGAAGGGAGAGGATCGTCTCTTTCTCGATCCGCTTGAACGCATCCGGCCCGTCTTCGTCAAGGATCTCCTGCAGCATCCTCCCGGCCCGTTCCTGTATCAGGATATCCGTATCGATGAACTGCATGCCGAGGGATTTTGCAAGGATGACGCCCACGGTGCTCTTCCCCGCACCGGGCATGCCGATGAGGATGATGTTTTCGTGGTAATGCATACTGCTCCCGGAACCCGATGGACAGGGGGGCCCTCCTTTGGTACCTAGATGGGATTTCGGGGGAGATGAAGGTTGTTTTGACAAAAAGTGCAACCGCCCGGTGTTGCCCCGGCAACGCTCACAGCCGGGAACGGTATCGGGTGGCATCACGACCCTGCGAAGCAGAAGGTGTTTTATCTGATATCGAAGAACCGCGTTCGATCGAGCATGAATGCGAAAGAGGTAGTTGGAGCGCTTGTCGGCGCCTTTGTAGCTTTTCTCGGCCTGCTATGGTTTTTGCAGGGTACAGGAATTCTTCGGATGCGCCCGATATTATGCATCGCGAATTGCGAGGAAGTCGTCGGCCCATCACCATTCTGGGCGGCGGCAGGAGCGATTGCGTTCATCATTGGGGCCATTGTCGTTGCCGTCAGCGTGAGGCGCGCCAAAACGCCCTGAGACCTATGAACCAGCGTGACTGAGTCTACCCGAAGGGCTACACTTTCACCCCCCGCTCTGAGTATTTTTGCTGTCCCAGGAAGCATCAGACTTGCCCGGAACCCGGGATCGGCGCGGTCAATAGCCCGCACGAGGGGTGTTCGGACGAAATGCAAGAAGGCTGCATCCTCACGGCCGCAGCGCACGTTGAGGGTGAGGGCAAGGCATACTGCTCTCTGTGCAGTCCTGCTCGTGAAAACGGATCGTTCTGCGGGGAGTAGGGCGAACATTGACTATGCAAACGCGGACGGCGGGAAGATCATCCTGATCTGTTCGGTGTGCCGGAGCAAGACGGCACTCAAGAGCGGTCCCCCGGACGCGGGAACCATGGCGAGAACTTCATACGAAGAGGAGGCATGACAACCGATACTGAAATCGCTGTCGCCGGAGAGTATTCGGCACACCAGCGGGAGATTCTACTGGAAACCGTGGCGAAGGGCTGCAGTCCCGAACAATTCATGCTCATGCTGGAACTTGCGAAGAGGTATAGGCTGGATCCCTTCGCCCGGCAGATATGGGCGACGCCTGCAGGGATCTTCGTCGGACGCGATGGGTTCCTGGCGTTAGCGCACGCTTCAGGCAATTTCGACGGGATGGAAACGACGTTTGAGGAACAGGACGGAAAACTGTTCTCAGCGACGTGTACGGTCTACCACAAGAAGATGCAGCACCCTATCCGGGTGACGGTCCGGTTTGACGAGTTCAACAGACCGAACTCGGACGCCTGGAGGCGGATGCCGTATGTGATGCTCCAGAAATGTGCGGAGGCTCACGCGCTCCGGCGGGCGTTCTGCGTGACCGGGCTGTATGATGAAGCGGAATTCCCAACGGAGGGGCCGGCGAGAGGGGCGTTCGCACCGACGGTCACCGTGGACGGTGAGCCGGTCCCGGTGGAGCGGGTGTCGGAGCGGTGCTCCCAGTGCGGGCTGCACGATCCGATGGTCGACGCTTTCCGGGAGAGATACCGGGCGGCGTTTGAGGAGGCGGGGGTGGTCCTCCCCGAGGGCGTTTGTGAGGAGTGCGCGAAGGAGCTCTGGAAACATGGAGAGCCGCAGTGAGGGGAAACGGTCTTCCGGCCCCCTGATCGCTCCTGACGAGATAGAGATCATCCACTCGGACGGGGGAGCCCTTCACCATCGCAATCGACTCGCTGAGAAGGAGTTGAGCGACCCCTCTCCCTTTTCTTTTTTAGTAACGGTTCGGGCCGCCTCCGCCACATTCTGCCGTGGGCACACCCGGCGGCTTGTATCCACACCACAGGTATGTCCATCTTCGCAAAAATTTATTAATACTACCGAGGCCTGTCCGAACGATTTGTATGGCGCAATTTGAGGAGAAGAAGGAAATGATTCCCGAAGACCTGTACGTTCGGATGCAGAGGCAGCTGCTGAGCATGCCCATGACTCAGATCAAGATGAAAGTGGAAGAACTCAAAAAGATATGCCTGTGCCCTCAATGCCCTACGAACAACGACTGCGCGAAAGATGCAGGGGAACTTCTTTTCTGCTCCACCGGGCGCAGCTTCCACTGTATCACGGAAAACAAAGGATGCCTTTGCCCCGGCTGCCCGGTGGCCAGTCAGATGGGGCTCAAGTATCAGACCTTCTGTCTTATGGGGAATGAAAAGGCTCAGCGTTTCGATGCGATGCTGAAGATGTGAGGGGATGGTGTTTTCAGCACCATTCTTGCATGTGTGCGGCTGCATTGCCGGTATTTTTCAGCAGATGTGGCGTCTCAGGGCAATGTGAAACGGAGTAACTTTCTAATTCGTTTTCATCGGAGTTCCATAGGTATTTCCGCTGTGACCACATCCGGCAGTGCCGGCATGACAGTCCGGTAATAACCATTAATAGTAACAAGCGCTACGGTCCTCCGGTGGATCCGTTGGCTCATGAGAGACAGGTTTTCACGGTCGGTCTGTGGATCGTGAAACCCGGAAAGGAAGAAATATTTGTGAAAAAATGGCAGGAATTTGCCCGGTGGTCTCTGGATAACCTGGAGGGCAGCCGGTGGGTGTACATGGTGCAGGACCTGGAACAGAAAAACAAGTTTGTTTCTTTCAGTCCCTGGGATTCCCTGGAGACTGTTGCTGCGTGGCGGCAAACTCCGGAATGCGCATCGTCCATAGCCGAACTCAGGGAACTGTGCGATGAGGTGACGCCCGGGACGATGAAAGAGGTGGCCCACCTCACGCGATAACCCGTCGACACTACGTACGGAGCGAGGAGACGTCAATGGAGACGATACGGTCGAAAGACGGAACGCTTATCGCCTACGAGCGAAGCGGGATGGGGCCGGCACTGGTCCTGGTGCACGGCACAACTGCGGATCATACGCGCTGGCAGACCGTCCTCCCGATGCTCGAGCGGACGTTCACCGTATATGCCGTCGACCGGCGGGGCCGCGGCCGGAGCGGAGATGCGGCGGACTACGCCATCGAGCGTGAGTATGAGGATATCGCTGCTGTCGTGAGTTCTATCCCCGGGCCGGTGAACCTCCTGGGCCACTCCTACGGCGCATTGATCTCTCTGGAAGCCGCTCTCCGCGTCAGCAACCTCCACAAACTCATTCTTTACGAACCAGCCATCCGGTTAGACGGGCCTATCTACCCACCCGGTATCCGGGCTCAAATCCAGGCCCTCCTTGATTCAGGGGACCGGGAAAAGGCACTCTTAATACTGTTCCACGAGATTGCGGGGGTGCCGGAGGACCAACTCGCATCATTGCAAAAAGAGCCTGTGTGGGCGGCCCGTCTGGCAGCAGCGCATACCATCTCCCGGGAACTCGTTGACGAGGACTACATTCTCGACCCTCTGCGGTTCAAAGATCTCAACGTTTCCACATTGCTGCTGTCGGGAAGCGAAAGCCCTGACTTTCTCAGGGCAGCGACGAAGGCGGTGCATGCGGCGTTGCCGAACAGCAGGGTCGTGGTCATGCCCAGGCAGCAGCACATCGCGATGAGCACGGCACCGGAACTGTTCGTCCGCCTGGTCACCGGGTTCCTGACGGAACCGGACTGACCGGGTCGGGGTAGGTTGACCGGGCTGGATTCAGACGCGCCAGAATGCCAGGGCCTTTTGCAGGAGGCCCATTTTTGCATTCACCTTATTCGCTGCCCTTTTTTCCCTTGCAGCCGCACGCACCTGTCGGTGCCGAGAAAACCTATGTATGGGATATATGCTTTTACTGTTACATGGAAGATCGGCCCATAAAGGTCCTGGTCATCATGGGCAGCGCCCGGAAGGCGAATACCTACCGCGCAGCCGAACGGATCCGCGAGATCCTCCAGGAGAACGCAGCGGTGGACTGGGAATACGTCATGCTCAAGGATGTCAATCTGGAGCAGTGCCGCGGGTGCTACACCTGTTTCGACCGGGGGGAGGAGTACTGCCCCATCAAGGACGATGCGGCCCTCCTCGAGCAGAAGATGCATGACGCGGACGGGGTGATCTTCGCCACCCCGGTCTACGCGTTCCAGGTCTCGGGACTGATGAAGGTCTTCATCGACCGCCATGCCTACATCTGTCACCGCCCCCGCTTCTTCCGGCAGAAGGCACTCCTTCTCACCAGCGCCGGAGCGGTGGGAAGCAAGGAGGTGCTGGAGTACCTCAATGCAGTGGCCCGCATCTGGGGCTTCGAGGTCGCCGCCCGGGCTGGGATCGTCTCCCACGCGAAGATGGGCCCGCTCCCCGCCTACCGGATTCAGGAGAACGAAGAGAAGCTGCAGGCGGCGGCAAAGGCCTTTCTCGCCGCGCTCCGGAGGGGAACGCGTGCGAGGCCGGGGCTCTTCGACGTGATGGCGTTTCATATCGGGCGGGCGCCCTGCGACGAGCTGGGCGAGTCGGCTCCCGCGGATCATGCTTACTGGAAGGAGCAGGGCTGGCTCGAGAAGGGGCGGCGCTATTATGTGGACGTGCCGGTCAGTCCGGTCTACCATGCCCTGGGCACGGTGGCGGAGTGGTACCTGCGGCGGCGGATACGGAGGGATTTGAGGGAAGTAGGTTGATGAGCCGGTGCGGATGCAGAAGCGGAGAGAAGGATACAGAGAGTTCGGTCGCCATAAATCATCAAAAATCCTCGTCTTTCTGCAGTTTGATAACAACCCCTCCCCCGCGCTCCAGAACGACAATCCTGCCCATGATCTCCTCCCTCAGCCCCCCGGGAAGCCTTCCTGCCTGCCACTCCCGTTCCCGGGCGACATTCACCACGGCGTTCGCCGGGTCGGCCGCCGCGACGGCCTTGAGGGCGTAGTACGCACCCCCGTAGGCGTGCTGGGGGACGTGCGCGGTCGCCACCGCCTGGCCCGCGGCCCGTGCAGCAAAATGAGCCGCGTCATTCTCTTTCGCATCGCGGGCGGCGGCATGGGCGGCGAGCGACGCCCCGCGGATCTCGGTCATCCTGAACACGCCGGTTCGGGCCCACGTCCGGCAGGCTTCGATGGCCTTGCGCGGCCGGTCGTCCTCGGGATAGGCCTTCTCGAAGAGCCCAAGCACCCGCTCGGCGCAGTCCGCGGCCCAGGCCGCCATCGTTACCTGATCGTCTCTGCTGTACTTTTTCATGAACTAATAACTCCTGGATGCTGTTTTTGAGATTCTTCAAGTAAAAGGGTTGACATGCAATGGCTTTGAATCTTCAATTCAACCAGGAGGTCCGGATCCGTACCATGCGTGAGGGGGAGGTCACAGGAAAAGCAGACGTGGACGGCGAAGCGCGGCTGTCGCTCACCGTCACCAACACGGGGAGACGATACGGGACAGAGGTCGTGCAGACTGGCGGGGGTTCCAGGACGTATACCCTTCGGCCCGCCCGGCAGGCACACCTGAACCGGGCCGGCGCCTCAACTCTTACGGTGTGTTGTTTGAGTCGTGGAACCGGGTGCCGGGCCATCAGAGCAAACTCCAGAGACAGCCGGCACACCAAAAAGAAAAAAAACTATTTTCCGAATCGCTCCGGGAACTGCTGCACAATCCCATCTGATAGCGTATCCGATAGGACGAGAATTTGATCATAGATCTCGTCGTAGGCTTCGATATCAGCGGTGTAGTTTCCATTTACGCGTGCAACGACTTCATCGTTCGTCATCGCGAGGTGCATGTATAACGCTTCCTGTATGGCCGATTCTTCGAAGTTTGGGTTCGCATCCGCAAGGAATGCGGCGATGTCATCTGCATTCTGGTTCCACCGCGCCGAATCGGCATCCACCTGTGATGTGTTCTCCGCCTTCACAGCCTCAATGATATCAACCGCAATCAGGATATGCTCCTTTAGCAATGCGGTCAGGTTATCCCCGGCCTCCTCTCCGTAAAAGGGTTTGATGGCATCGCCAATGTCTTCCTGATTCGAGAGAAGTCGTGCTGCGGTGGCATTGGTATCTGGAGCGTTCTCAAGCGATGATACGATGTACATACGTGTCCAGACAACGTGTTCAGTCCATAATGAGTCCATGGTTGTCCTGAGTTCGAACTCTTCCTGGGAATAGACCAACGGGGTGGTAGTATTATTTATTACGGAAGATTGTGTGTGCTGCGCCGCCATACCAGGTGTAATAACCAGCAGGGTAAGACAAACGCATACAATTCCCATCAAAATAATTCTTTTCCTCATAGCGTGATCCCCTCCTGGGAGAGCGTGCCCACATAACACGCCGGATATTTATGCTTATCTGAAGCGGCGCCGTGTTGCATAAATCCGGTCCTTTGGCCCAAACAGAGAAGATGCCGGACATCCGGCCCGCCCCTTTATGAACGAGATCTTCAATCCTGCTCTATTATCGGGATACCTCACCATGGAATACTAATCTAGAACAATGTAAATTGCCTTACAAGTCAACTCACGTTGACTTACACAGACCCGCCTCACTCACGGGCACCGCAACGTAGAACTGACAGGGCCCCCTAAAGGGCAACCGATCCATGCAAGCGGCGACGCAGCCACCACGGGAGTTGAATAATGCCTCATGAACATTTTACCGGACAACACCGCCGGCTCGGAAGAACCGCAGCCTGGGCCGTCTTCTTCCTTCTCGTGGCATACGCGGTTACGCTGGTCCTCGGGCTCCTCTCGCTCCAGTCGCCAGCGGACCCGATCGGCGATCCTTACTTCTCCCTGCTGGAGCTGCTCATCGTCGTGCTGGCGCCGCTGATGGTCGTCGTCATGGTTGCGGTCCACGGTTACGCCTCTCCCGGAGCCAGGGCGTACAGCCTCACGGCGCTCGCATCCATGGTCATTATGGCGGGGATAACCTCCAGCGTCCATTTCGTCATCCTTACCGTAAGCCGCCGGATCGCGTCCGCGGGGTTCCCGTGGGCATCGTTCCTCTTCTCCTTCGAGTGGCCGTCCGTCGTGTACGCCCTCGACATCCTCGCGTGGGACGTCTTCTTCGCCCTCTCGATGCTCTTTGCCGCGCCCGTATTCCGGACGGGGCGGCTGGAGAAGACGGTCGGGGTTCTCATGGTCGCGAGCGGCGTACTGAGCCTCGCGGGGCTCGCCGGCGTGCCGCTTGGCGACATGAACATCCGGAATATCGGCATCCTTGGCTACGTCGGGGTCAGTCTGATCGTATTTCCCCTGCTCGCGATCGTCTTCGGGCGTGCTCAACCGGCGCCCGGAGAGGCCGGGTGAAGTCCGGTTCGGGATCAGGGATCTGCGGCTACACAGCCTCCCATGGCAGAGTTATCAGGACCGAATCTCAAAGAGCCAGCCCCGGCTCATCAAACAGATGTATGAATAAGGAAAGGCCTGGAGAGGGGCGGGCCGCAAGAGTATATTTATGTGTGCACGGGGGTACACCGCATGCCTCTCCCCGGGTGTAGGTGAATGGAGGATCATGGATAACGTGGCTGTAGACGGCATCACGCTTGAGTGCGAGGTCTCGGGGAGCGGCGAGTCCGCGATCTTTATTCACGGCGCCCTCATCGCGGACTCGTTCCGACCGCTGTTGTTCGAGCCGGTCCTGGCCAACCACTACAAACTCGTCCTGTACCACCGCCGGGGCTACGCGGGCAGCAGCCACAGCGATGCCTCCACAAGCATCGCGCAGCAGGCCGCCGACTGCCGGGCATTGCTGCATCACCTCGGCATAGAGCGTGCGCATGTCGTGGGGCACTCATCGGGTGCCTGTATCGCCATTCAACTCGCATTAGACTCTCCGGACACCGTCGGATCGCTGGCCCTGCTGGAACCGGCGCTCATCGTCGGATCCGCCGGCCCGGCCTACCGGGACGCTCTGCTGCGAGGCCGGGAACGGTACGGGAAGGAGCCCCCGGAGCAGCTCGTAGACGAGTTTCT
The genomic region above belongs to Methanoculleus oceani and contains:
- a CDS encoding alpha/beta fold hydrolase, with amino-acid sequence MDNVAVDGITLECEVSGSGESAIFIHGALIADSFRPLLFEPVLANHYKLVLYHRRGYAGSSHSDASTSIAQQAADCRALLHHLGIERAHVVGHSSGACIAIQLALDSPDTVGSLALLEPALIVGSAGPAYRDALLRGRERYGKEPPEQLVDEFLQARFGAGYRASLDRMVPGAFEQAVADAGTSFDQEVPALLEWRFGEAEAKSITQPVLAVVGSESTALGARFGETHQLLLDWLPDVRGFVLPGAAHGMQMQNARDMAGALADFWARHPIRPGYPLTRSRSS
- a CDS encoding alpha/beta fold hydrolase, translated to METIRSKDGTLIAYERSGMGPALVLVHGTTADHTRWQTVLPMLERTFTVYAVDRRGRGRSGDAADYAIEREYEDIAAVVSSIPGPVNLLGHSYGALISLEAALRVSNLHKLILYEPAIRLDGPIYPPGIRAQIQALLDSGDREKALLILFHEIAGVPEDQLASLQKEPVWAARLAAAHTISRELVDEDYILDPLRFKDLNVSTLLLSGSESPDFLRAATKAVHAALPNSRVVVMPRQQHIAMSTAPELFVRLVTGFLTEPD
- a CDS encoding DUF3795 domain-containing protein, which gives rise to MRIEYPDIGICGLSCRLCPMYNTEAESRCSGCKSSTRMAVGCPFITCAVKRKGIEFCWECEESDTCEKWKKHREAGKEHDSFKCYQTLEEDISFISRHGVSAFQKIQEQRGFLLREMLKDFNEGRSKSYYCIAATVLELEDLEEALSRAREESGGLDVRAKSKALHRILDEIASRRDYRLKLRK
- a CDS encoding shikimate kinase, which encodes MHYHENIILIGMPGAGKSTVGVILAKSLGMQFIDTDILIQERAGRMLQEILDEDGPDAFKRIEKETILSLHPHRAVIATGGSVVCSGDAMAHLRSGGVVVYLKISYDEMEKRLKNITTRGILLLPGQSLREMYDERVPLYEKYADLTVACSGEDLESVVGNVIEAL
- a CDS encoding recombinase RecT, giving the protein MTTDTEIAVAGEYSAHQREILLETVAKGCSPEQFMLMLELAKRYRLDPFARQIWATPAGIFVGRDGFLALAHASGNFDGMETTFEEQDGKLFSATCTVYHKKMQHPIRVTVRFDEFNRPNSDAWRRMPYVMLQKCAEAHALRRAFCVTGLYDEAEFPTEGPARGAFAPTVTVDGEPVPVERVSERCSQCGLHDPMVDAFRERYRAAFEEAGVVLPEGVCEECAKELWKHGEPQ
- a CDS encoding antibiotic biosynthesis monooxygenase family protein, with product MDPLAHERQVFTVGLWIVKPGKEEIFVKKWQEFARWSLDNLEGSRWVYMVQDLEQKNKFVSFSPWDSLETVAAWRQTPECASSIAELRELCDEVTPGTMKEVAHLTR
- a CDS encoding flavodoxin family protein — protein: MEDRPIKVLVIMGSARKANTYRAAERIREILQENAAVDWEYVMLKDVNLEQCRGCYTCFDRGEEYCPIKDDAALLEQKMHDADGVIFATPVYAFQVSGLMKVFIDRHAYICHRPRFFRQKALLLTSAGAVGSKEVLEYLNAVARIWGFEVAARAGIVSHAKMGPLPAYRIQENEEKLQAAAKAFLAALRRGTRARPGLFDVMAFHIGRAPCDELGESAPADHAYWKEQGWLEKGRRYYVDVPVSPVYHALGTVAEWYLRRRIRRDLREVG
- a CDS encoding DUF2769 domain-containing protein — its product is MAQFEEKKEMIPEDLYVRMQRQLLSMPMTQIKMKVEELKKICLCPQCPTNNDCAKDAGELLFCSTGRSFHCITENKGCLCPGCPVASQMGLKYQTFCLMGNEKAQRFDAMLKM
- a CDS encoding putative immunity protein, translated to MKKYSRDDQVTMAAWAADCAERVLGLFEKAYPEDDRPRKAIEACRTWARTGVFRMTEIRGASLAAHAAARDAKENDAAHFAARAAGQAVATAHVPQHAYGGAYYALKAVAAADPANAVVNVAREREWQAGRLPGGLREEIMGRIVVLERGGGVVIKLQKDEDF